Sequence from the Candidatus Hepatoplasma crinochetorum Av genome:
TATTTTTTTCTATTTAGTAGTCTTCCTCCTGTTCTTCCAAAAATTGATACAAGATATGGTAGAGTACGCAAATTACATTGATATCATCAACTTGGCTCAGTAGTTGGACAAATATTACTTTTCTGAACAATTCCTTTATTTTATTTACAAAATTATTGATTAAAAAAGAAAGCAAAAAATAAAAAAAAATATAAAAATTTAATTCTTTTTCATTCTTATACTTCAAGATTTTTTATATATAGAAAAGATCAATTAATTGAAAGAAAAATTTTAAATGGAAAAACAAAAATTTATATTTCAAAATTCTATATTAAAGAATTAAATGCTTCTTTTGGAAAAAATTGAACAAAAAAACCACCAATTGAAAAACAGATTCCTCATCACATAATTTATAATCCTTATAATCCTAAAAAGGAACCAAAAATTTATCCACATATTGTAAAATAATTAATTTTCTTTTTCAATATTATTAAAAGATTTTAAATCTTTTTCTCTTTTTAATTCTTTTTTAAAAATAAGGGGAATAGACATTATTGAAAGAAAAGATCCTATTGCATTACCTAAAGCTCCAATACAGGTAATTAAAAGGGCTTCGCTGATATCAATATCAGTAGTTCCTTCTGGTGTTGATCAATAGATAGCAATTCAAGCGATTAATGGAACAGTAATTGATGAAATAAAAGTAGCATATACTCCATAGATTGCAGCACTTACATATCTATTTCTTTTTATTTTGAATATTTTTATATTAAAAGCCAATGATATTGTGTATTGAGCAATTAAAATTATCAAAAAGAAAACAAATAAAAATCATCCTGTATTAATGTTCATTATTTTTTTCCTTTTGTTCTTTTGCTTTTATTTTTTTATCATGACCAACTTTTTTAGATACATAAGGAACTAAAATTGCAGCAAAGAAATTACCAATCGCTGTTGCAAATGCAGCTATTAAAATAATTCATCAAGGAGCTTGCTCTCCATCTGTTAATGCAACAACTATTAGCGGTGTAATTGCCATCGTTAATATAAATAAAAAAGATGCTACAGCTCCCATTAATGCTGCTGTAAAAAATTGGTCTTTTGATATCATATATATTCGATAATTAAAAAAAAATCCTACTATTAATTCTACAAAAGGATATACAAATAATATTATTAGTGCTACTTCTCAATTTTCCATTTTCTTTTTAAATTTAATTAAGTATACTCTTTATATTTAATTAAGTTATCTTAAAGTGTATAATTTTTTAGATATATTAAATTTATAAATTATGAACAAAAAAAAAGATAATCGCGTTATATTATTAATTCATGGATTTAAGCGTG
This genomic interval carries:
- a CDS encoding LicD family protein, translating into MKQITFEEFQKLNQEGFIKINKAIISLGIKWWAHSGTLIGVVRENGFLSWDDDIDMGMAIDDYLKYLEDLNKIAEENNYYFADRFKNIGMTVSRFIYKEKFIISYEGKKYVSSPFIDIMIAIPFKKENKLKFKIWEWQNKYFFLFSSLPPVLPKIDTRYGRVRKLHWYHQLGSVVGQILLFWTIPLFYLQNYWLKKKAKNKKKYKNLILFHSYTSRFFIYRKDQLIERKILNGKTKIYISKFYIKELNASFGKNWTKKPPIEKQIPHHIIYNPYNPKKEPKIYPHIVK